TTTAGTTGCCCCAATTTGGATTTAATATGACATCTTTACCTGGTTTCTTAATGAGTGAAATCTGCCAAACGGTTTTACCACCAGGTGGCATCAGAGCTTAGAAAATGATCCAAAGCAAGTCATATAAAACAAGACCGTAGAGCTGAATAATTTATCTTCTGGAGCCTATGTTTAATTCAGTGAGGTCTAGGCCTGATGTTGCACGTTTAATCAGCACAATGATAACAAGGCAAATCACGCTCCGGCAGACAACTCATTGCTCAGAGTTGTGCCTGCAACACTTTGGTGCATAAGCCAACCTGTGCTCCTCTAACCCCAGCACCACAAAGCAGGCTTTTCAAGTGCTTCAGAGTTAAGATTAGATATACCATCACATGCAAGCTCTGTTTAAAGCTTAAAACCTGTGCGTGCaggaatattttgttttcttgtcacTGTATTTGTGTAGCAGTCAGGTCTTTATGCATTCTCTGTCATGACAAATTTGTGTAGACAGCTTTTCAACTTTACACTTGATGGATaaaacattcacaaaagcaatatataacaatatatgtTAAGTGATGTAAACGTATGTGCAAGTGGCAAATGATAATGTGCCTTAAGTCAATTAGTTATTAATTTTATACCAAGgcagaatgaaaaatgtaacttttagAGATCATAATTGTGATTCAAAAGTAGAGGTAGAATTCATGCACAcatttgaaaatcaaatcagtAGTTCTGAGTGAATACGAGAGACAGTCCAATGACATTTGGAGgcacacaacagcacacaaaTGCATTTCATGGCTTTATTATCCCCTGTTAAAACAACATAAACCTTTAACAGATTCACACGGCCCTACCTGTCATAGACAATACAATACATGACTTCAGCCCCTGtttcaggaaacaggaagtcacttAAGCGATCTTAAGAGAGACCACTCTTAAAGATACATCCAGTCAGCGCTCATCCTGTCCTCACACATATATTTAACAAAAATCATTACATTGTTTAAAAGCAggcaaaacagaaaatcaaagaaatgaTCGTGGCTGTTTTTTTATGTGGAGGCACAGAACATGTTTCATCACTTTAAACCCTGACCGCATCTgttctgaaatataaaacaatattgtaAATTCAGTTTTCAAGATGAATACGCAGCATTTGTCAGGCTTCATCTTCCAAGCTTGAATCTATTTGGTTGCTATTTCCTGTTCCAATAATGAGAGCAGCAGTGGGACAGATAGGGGAAGCCATGATCAAAACAGGCCTCATTCTTTTTCTCGcccacttttaaaaaaaaatcctggtgGGAGTCTTGGCGTGAGCTGTCAAGTGCAGATGAATCAGAATATGatcagtgagagaaaacaaaaagataacagGAAATCTCTCCTGTAGTATCTGGGGAAATGAGTCTTGATAGCAGAGGccactgcaaaaaaacaaacaaacaacaaatcagGGTTTGatagaaacacacatttgccctcttttttgtttttttgacaaaatgtcCATTTATTTTCTGGTTCAGTCTGGGTCAAATATAGTGACAAAGCTCACCTGATGCTCACCAGGTTTGAGATGATTGCCTATTCTGATCTTAGTTCATGTCTATGGGGGTGGCTGACATGCAAAGTCATGAATGATGTAGGAAAATAATCATCCATGAAAGAATAAATCACCCTGACTCAGCTGAATACATGGACCTTCATAGGAAGCAAATAACAAGATAACACATCAAAGACCTGTGACCTACACTGAACCTTGTTTGGTGTTTCGTACCATGGTCAGTTAGTTTATGATTTTATATTAAAGTCTTACACAGCTGCTTGGAACCGTGTGGTTGCAGGGAGGTACCGTGTGGTTGTAGGGAggtaatatatttataataaccCTTCGAAGAGATGATGGATTGTTGTTCAGCCTCTGAATCATTTAGTATCAGCAGTGTAGCAGCGAATTGTTAAAAGCTAAATGTGGGGCAGGCGTCTCGGTTCTTTATGCATCTGTGCCTCTGTAAcatgctccactgctccacTTTCTCCCCTTGTCTGGAGCCCCCTCTGTAAACCtcccctaacacacacacacacacacacacacacacacacacacacacacacacacacacacacacagaggatatTGGATATttacctgtctctctttcacccACTGTGATTCTCGGTTTTGATTTTAAGTGTTCTCAAACATAACAGCATCTAAATAGCACTTGTACTTTGATCAGACGCGAATTGCCCCATAGGATTATTTTGTAACCATTGTCCATTGTTCGCTGCCTGTTGGCTGCCAGCAGTGGCACTTTACTTGAACAATTCCAAGATGTTTTTGCATTTACCAGTCATTTCTAACCCATAATATGTAAAAGCAGGACCCAGATTTATTAATGCAACAGTACTCCATTAATTTTGCATGTGATGTTTTTGTTAATTCATCATCTGGAGCACCAGACAGCCTGTGAAAACTgtctgagaaaatgaccctGATGATGTGACTAAGGTTAGTGTCAAAATCATCCAATATTGGCATTCTTGTCTGGTGAACAAACCAAATAATTCTGATTAAGTTAATTAACTGAAATTGTCCAAGTTAAAAACTACCTGTTGTTAAACATCTGTTCCTTTCTAGGAAATGATCAGTAACCCAAAAAGTGAGTTTCTCAAACTGGGTGTGTGgagtttgaaaaatgtgtgtgtttactaaGCGGGAAACTCTGATGAATTATGCTATCAAGTTGCACCAGTGGACAGTTTTTGGATCTTGGCCAATAAGagagatgaaaagtcaggatatTTTAACCTCTGCTGCTTGAAAGTGTAATACAATATCACGGGAATTCGCCTTTAAGTCCCCCGTGGTGGTATAGTACATGTGCTTAGTCTGTTTTCACTGActtgattgtttgtgtgtctttaccGTGTGATGCTCACGGTTGTCACTTTTGGGTTTCTGCTGCTCCATTGCTCTTCATGTATGGCACATCTTTGTCAGTGGCCTCTTTCTGCCTGTGACGGGTGATACAACACATAATACTCAGTATTAAACACATCATATTTATCATCACGATGCCGTCTTGAACTCACAGTTATCTGGAAACAGCTTGATAAAGGATGTGAACGTACTAAAAGAATAAAAGTATTTCTATTTATGAGTTCATATTTGTGTTAGCTAGCCGTTGCCATGCTCCTTGGTGCTGTAGCCACATGGACATGTTTGCCATTGCTGTGTGAGTGGCTAAGCAGGGCCTGGGGGGCTGAGAAGATTGCACTTTGCATCAATTAGCAGACATGAACTCGAGAGCTATGTTGCTTTCCCCTCCATTCAtttctccattaaaaaaaaaactggaataCACTGTTGTTATGTATCGAGCCACTTAATCCACACGCTGTTGCTCGAGGCAAACCCTAAAATAATCACAGGAGTGATTTCAAATCAATGGTGCAGATAAGTCTCACCCTGcctccctcactctcccacACGTGAAACAGATATGCACTCTCTGCGTTCGTGTCTGTTCACATTGGGTGGAAGTATAGTTTATGTGTATTTAATGCTTTTCTCGCAAGCCTCAAGctgttgcatttgtgtttttttgtcgGGCATTAGAAAACATAGTCAGAATTCAAATCTAAAAACTCAGTCTTGACGAAAAGTAGAAAGAGCctcttatttcttttctgtacTATAGTTGAACACAGATTATCTACTGACCTTTATTCCTTGTTAACAGCTAAAAATCAAAAGACAGCTCATGATCGGTACTCACGGTCTGATTTTGTTGGAGAATCTCTGCCGCAGGATGAGAGCGATGGTGGTGAGGACCATCATAGTGGTACACATGGTCCTTCCCCCAAAGATCTCCTGCTTTGGTTCAAAGCACTGAAACTTGTCCTCCCATTAAAAGGCTTGAATGGTAAAAGGCAGAGTTTGTGGTGTAACAATCTGACTATTCCTGTCTTTCCTCTTGGCGCTCACTCATGATTGGGGAGATTAGCTCAGAGGATTAGCTGGGATCAAGGAGGGGGTTGCATCTCGCTGGCAGGACTAGGAGGTAAACAGAGCATGCTGTGTGATTCTATTCTGAAAACAACCCACCTCGCCGCCATGTCGTCAACACAGCAAGTCAAATCAACCTCAATATTGTCCTTTTTTGTAAAGAAAGGGCAGCATTTTGTGAGAGTGCCTGTTGAAATTGACCTTGAGGGGCTTTTTGGCAGCTTCACAGCAGAGGTTAACACTAAGGATTAACACATATCAACCGAATTATCGTATATCTGGATGAATCTAATTCACCAGTGGTCAAAGTGCAGAGTTCTGACAATGTATTAAGAAAAGAGAGAGCACTGGAATAAATGGGGTATAAATAGATGCTTCAAGCAATGAGCCACTTATACATAGCACTGCTGACTCAAGCAGAGAATAATGGAGCAGTAGGCCAAGCGAGAGAAAGGAAAGGTCTAATTTTGTCAACACGTTCATGAGGAGAGAAGCAGTGGAACGGGATTAGAGGAGATATAAGTTTAGAAAGATTATTATGGCAGTAACATCACAGggttttctttgtattttaatcTCAAACGTTTGTTAAGCACAGATACAAAGGTGAGTCAtaatggaaaaaatgtaaaatcatcaCAATCaactgttaaaaatgtaaaaatgtcctCTTAATATCTCAGAAATTGTACACAAGTGGATACAGATTGGCTAAAGGAAACACCCAAAAAACATCACGTGATATTTAGAAAGATGGTATTTACATGGCAGTTTCTAGATATACACATTCAGTAGAAGGCACATCCTTGTCAAATGTGACCTCTTGTCCACTTTTAGGGtttatgtttgctttttcatcctcctttcctctctcctcggAATGGATTGGTCCTTTACAAGAGTATAAAAAATGAAGGAGAGCtttaatttctctctctatctctttctccctctttcacacGCAGATATAGCATACTTATCTAGAGCCTACTGTGTGTCCCATAGCCATGATTATCTTAGATTACATTTAACCGTGTTCCCTACATTTTCCAGATAACTTCTATAAAAATACAGTACATTGCTTCCCTTCAATGGTCGGTACAGTCAATTCATCCCTCCCTTATGAGGCCGTGGCCCAAAAAATTAGAAGTCTGTTGGTGTTCATGGTCCAATTAACCAAGCTTCACCCAGTTGAGGTTGAGAGCTTTGTCCAGCCCACTTCCTCGTAGACGGCTGTGATACTGCAGTAGAGCGTAGCCAAGAATTTGGTCCACGCTGCGGCCACCTCTGGTGTCACGACCTCTGAAAAAGCTTCTCCAAGGACTTCAAGTATCACACCACTAAGGATCTGgataagacataaaaacacagtacTATAGACACCTCGAAGGTCCAGTATGTgaaatagtttaacattttaggGCATgcactcatttgcatttttgcagATTGTTAGGTGAGAAGATTAATACCATTCTCATGtcaatacagtaaatatgaagcacCAGCTAGCAGATGgttggcttagcttagcattatgAGTGAAAGCAATAAGGAACAGTTACGAACCAGCCCTTTCAAAGCTTTTTTCCAACACATCCAtcctaacctgtgtgtgtgtgtgtgtgtgtgtgtgtatgagactTAATTTTTATTCACACACTCTTTACCTTAAAGTACACAGGCTCCACCTTGTGTCGGAGTGCATGGGCCTTGCccagcagcttcagcactgaGGCCACCTTGTCTGAGTTGTCAAGGTTCTCCACCAGTGTATTGATGGCATTCATGACTCTGTGAGCATGCTTCCTAAGCTGGGCactcttctccagctcctctggctCCTCAATATGCTTGAACTGGCTGAAGTACTGCTTGGACGAGGGGAAGTTCACAAACAGCctgaaaaggaggagagttatACTAAATGAGAGCCATGAGTGTGAGCAGCTTCTGTGAAGCTCCACTAATCTCATCGCCCTTCAGCCTGCACCAGCTCTATCCTGTAAACccacgtttgttttttttgagctggCAAGATACCATAAGTAAATATCAGCACTGACATGAGAGTGCTGcattttttccctttaacaGTTTCCTTGAAACTATTACTATTAGGTACGGTGTGGTATGTTTTCCATATACTTTGAAAAgaacttaaaaagaaaaatatccagCTGCAGACAAATTGAAATGGCTGAGTAACTATACCACTGAGACATAAAAGCTAACCACAGTATCTATTGAATTATGAACCTACACTTTAGGAAGTCATTTAGAAGTCATTGAACATTCCACAATGTAGAAATAAATCTTGCAGTATCAGATAAAATGTGCAGAACAGATGTTTAGCCTGAACATGTATCTAGCTCTGATAGTGCCTGGGAGGAACTTCCAGCTTTCACTTGACACAATGCATGTATTAGTTTGGTCAATGTAATCTCAGTGTTTGTATGTTGGTAGCAGTTAGTCCAAGCCTTtgaaacagatatttttttctgaagtATTAATTCACCTATTAATCAGTCACCTATGTCATTATACAATGTTTGTTATGTTATCAGCCACTTCCTGAGTTGGCAACTCCTGGCATATATTGTTTCTTGTAGTCCTTTGATTTGGATATGTCTTATCATTTCTACGCTGATGATACAGAACTCTACATATCATCTCAAATTTAACAACTCTTTAGTCTTTGAATAAATGATGTACTGATTTTTGCCCCAGATCAAGTCTCTACTAAAATCTTGTGACACCATGGACCATTGGCTGCGAATAGAAAATctttcctcaaaaaaaaaaaaaacacttgtcaTTTTTGACTACAAGATGAAAACTGATAACCATGTTATGTCAGTTAATCAGCctatcaatatatcaatatcaCAAAATTTTGCCCCCTGT
This genomic window from Pempheris klunzingeri isolate RE-2024b chromosome 17, fPemKlu1.hap1, whole genome shotgun sequence contains:
- the LOC139216655 gene encoding cytoglobin-1-like isoform X1; translation: MERMQGEGEVDNLERPSPLTDKERVMIQDSWAKVYQNCDDAGVAILVRLFVNFPSSKQYFSQFKHIEEPEELEKSAQLRKHAHRVMNAINTLVENLDNSDKVASVLKLLGKAHALRHKVEPVYFKILSGVILEVLGEAFSEVVTPEVAAAWTKFLATLYCSITAVYEEVGWTKLSTSTG
- the LOC139216655 gene encoding cytoglobin-1-like isoform X2: MQGEGEVDNLERPSPLTDKERVMIQDSWAKVYQNCDDAGVAILVRLFVNFPSSKQYFSQFKHIEEPEELEKSAQLRKHAHRVMNAINTLVENLDNSDKVASVLKLLGKAHALRHKVEPVYFKILSGVILEVLGEAFSEVVTPEVAAAWTKFLATLYCSITAVYEEVGWTKLSTSTG